The genomic region TCTGGCATCAACTCCATGCCGTGCCGGACGCAAGACGCATCCGGGCAGCCCATTCCGAACACGATTAACAGCGGAACCTGGGAGCTGCTTCCTGGCAGGTACTGCACGGGTTTGAAGGCCTCGAACAACCCGACCATCAGGCTGCGCCCTGGGATTTACATAATGCAGGGCGACCTGGAGTTGGGGTCGAACGTTAACTTCACGAGTGACCTCAATTCCAACGGCACGCTTGAGAGCACGGAAGAGGTCCTGATTTACGCGACGTGCAACCCGCATCCCTGCGGCACGGCCGTCTGCAGTCCGAGCGGGTCGGTGGCGCCTCGGCTGCAATTCCCCGGCCAGGCGATGCTCTGGTTGAGAGGTCACTCAAGCTACGAGAGGATACTCATCTGGGTAGACCGCACAAGCAGGTACTTCTCGACCGTGTCCCTCTCGGGTGGCGCCACAGGCCGCCTGGATGGCCGCCTCTACGCACTCTGTTCTTTCGTGGACTTCACTGGCAGCTCGACTGGCAATCTCACGGTGAACATGAGCATGGTGGCGGGGACATTCAAGTTCAGTGGTAACGGGCTCGTGTCAATCCCATACGACCCGATTCTCGCACCGCCTCTGCGCATCATCGCACTGGTGGAATAGGGTTGATCCCTAAGCGACTCAGTAACGTTGGGACCCCGGGGGAGGGAGAATGAGCAGCATTAGCCAAGCACAGCCGAAGCCGGGAGCGGACAGGAGGCAACTCCTGATCGCGGGCATCCTGGGCCTCATCGCCGCCGTCCTCGTGATCATGTTCCTTAACAGCGCCGAGGACGACAAGCCGGGGGCCGCGGTCGAGACGGGCACCGTGGTGACGGCGGCCGCGCGAATCGAGGCAGGGGTGAAGATAACGGACCAGATGATCGCGACACGGGAGCTGCCGGTCTCGGCCATCCCCGCGGACGCGATCCGCGAGCGCGGGCTAGTCGTGGGGCAGGTCGCGCGCTATCCGATCGAACGGGGCGAGACGATCAGCGCCGCGCGCCTGGTGGAGGCGCCGAAGGTGCAGGCGATCTCGTTCCAGATACCGCCGGGCCTGCGCGGGATGACCATCCCGGTCTCGATCACCAACACGCCCGCGGCGCTGATCGCCCCCGGGGACTTCGTGGACGTGATCGTGAGCGTGGAGGCCGTAGTCCTCACGGGCCGGGTGCCGCCGACGCCGGTGGCCGGAGGGAACCGGGAGTTCAAGGGCGCGGCCACGCTGCTGCAGAACGTCCAGGTGCTCTCGGTCGACCGGACTTATATCGATACCGGTGTCGTCTACGAGCCGTCGTTGCGGGGCAGTCCCCGGGCCGATAACCAGGGGGTATCCTTTGTTACGCTGGCTGTGACGCCGGAGCAGGCGCAACTCCTGTGGCTCGCCCAGGAGCAGGGCAAGTTGACGCTGGTGTTACGTCCCTTCGGCGACGACAGCATTGCGCCACTGACGCCGCGCCTGGAGCCGCTGCTGCTGCCGTAAACCGACCCACACGAGGGAGCTCATGCCCGCCACTACCAAAGTCCTGATCCTGGACGATGACCTCGACAGCCGCGTCGAGGCGCGCAAGGCCCTGCAGCGTGCGCGCCTCGAGCTCGCGGGCGAGGTCGGCTTCGGGACCGAGGCGCTGATCGTCGCCACGGAGACGCGGCCAGACGTCATCCTGATCGCAGTCGAAGAGCCTGTCACGCGCCCTCTGGAGACGGCGGAGCGTCTGGCGAATGTGCTCCCCAGGACGCCCGTGATCTTCTACTCCTCCCTC from Dehalococcoidia bacterium harbors:
- the cpaB gene encoding Flp pilus assembly protein CpaB, coding for MSSISQAQPKPGADRRQLLIAGILGLIAAVLVIMFLNSAEDDKPGAAVETGTVVTAAARIEAGVKITDQMIATRELPVSAIPADAIRERGLVVGQVARYPIERGETISAARLVEAPKVQAISFQIPPGLRGMTIPVSITNTPAALIAPGDFVDVIVSVEAVVLTGRVPPTPVAGGNREFKGAATLLQNVQVLSVDRTYIDTGVVYEPSLRGSPRADNQGVSFVTLAVTPEQAQLLWLAQEQGKLTLVLRPFGDDSIAPLTPRLEPLLLP